From the genome of Desulfovibrio sp. JY:
CCCCGGACGTCGAGGTCATCATCATCACCGGCCACGGCAACATCGACTCGGCCGTGGAGGCCATGAAGCTCGGGGCCTACGACTACATCACCAAGCCGTTCAACCTGGAGGAACTCGAACTGATCGTGGAGCGGGCCTATCAGCGGGCCTGCCTGCGTTTCGAGAACCGCCAGCTCAAGCATGCCCAGAACCAGGGCCAGCCCCAGCAGATCGTGGGCAACTCGGCCGCCATCAAGCAGATCCGCTTCCTCATCGACAAGGTCGCGCCGACCGACGTGCCGGTGCTCATTACCGGCGAGTCCGGGGCCGGCAAGGAAGTCGCGGCCACGGCTATCCAGGCCCGGTCCAAGCGGGCGGACAAGCCGTATGTCATCAAGAACTGCGCCACGCTGCAAAAGGAGCTGGCCCGCTCGGAACTGTTCGGCTACGTCAAGGGGTCTTTTACCGGGGCCATGGAGAACCGCGAGGGACTTATGACCTTCGCCAACAAGGGCACGCTGTTCCTTGACGAGATCGGGGAGCTGCCCATGGAGGTCCAGGCCTCGCTGTTGCGCACCCTGGAGAACAAGACCTACCGCCGGGTCGGCGACAAGGACGAGCGCACCACGGACCTGCGCCTGATTTTCGCCACCAACCGCAACCTGGCCAAGGAAGCCGAGGCCGGGCGGTTCCACGAAGCCCTCTATCACCGCATCAACGTCTTCAACATCGAGCTGCCGCCGCTTAGGGACCGCAAGGAAGACATCCCGCTTCT
Proteins encoded in this window:
- a CDS encoding sigma-54 dependent transcriptional regulator, giving the protein MTSPYSVLVVDDEPSIGKLLKKELSSPARAVAAAESAHQAREMLRRNTYEVVVLDLRLPDADGLDVLVEIRQHSPDVEVIIITGHGNIDSAVEAMKLGAYDYITKPFNLEELELIVERAYQRACLRFENRQLKHAQNQGQPQQIVGNSAAIKQIRFLIDKVAPTDVPVLITGESGAGKEVAATAIQARSKRADKPYVIKNCATLQKELARSELFGYVKGSFTGAMENREGLMTFANKGTLFLDEIGELPMEVQASLLRTLENKTYRRVGDKDERTTDLRLIFATNRNLAKEAEAGRFHEALYHRINVFNIELPPLRDRKEDIPLLVEYFLDRVLAGGTYRVSDRAMACLINYQWPGNIRELRNVIERGVILAENGVITENALPRELSMQSEGENDFLSLEAVEREHIAKVLACFGNNRTLAATALGISRKTLYRKIREYAIM